In one Leishmania infantum JPCM5 genome chromosome 7 genomic region, the following are encoded:
- a CDS encoding putative ubiquitin activating E1 enzyme, whose protein sequence is MSAVSGKPHLTFSDLQLSIDVGFWEQLRQLKLTEWRLEEPHAALAGVIRVNVSDRVFLSPANLVHLSAGSLHPSTLAQAAAENAADVVSVQVQGTVRSFNFAEELNALNLRNALISIAAKTLLGPAVALYASAEEEADAWGNMPFATLCMFTYIDAKAYRFFHWEAFPCTAIESAVLVDRLVLGASPALPFSAEAAQAMHRHGISLLRQKPERACNPFLAVCANDSVEFISFSPTAFVTATAAKGDSVVVCLFDFSDAVGSVSLPVRNVITCLRLAVPSLNTLRLYALRSGGTEKSVFVKLAFDALEESLVTSLRERLTGASFADLTRVQWKEEFPSLKASGWRKKKIESLDLGAFVNPVQRADSDSRFNLELMKWRVLPSLALDQIARCKALLLGTGTLGCNVARNLLMWGVRNLTLVDRGRVSFSNLARQSLFTFEAAKDGKTKVDAAAEAVRAIIPSAVVRPVLLTIHMPGHRIDEANADKALGEIRRLEELIAESDVVFLLTDSREARWVPTIIAAATGTPVINVALGFDTYVVMRHGVPAQTSRSNAVGEDDCRDTLHTPLGCYFCSDIIAPTDSLSFRALDEQCTVTRPAVSSIASAIAVELLAELYQHPSGFRCPAYREAATGESDQGRCRLGVIPQQIRGSVFSHTMHHLCCERNPFCTACADALLRAYREGGSEFLLQCVNSPSFIEEVCGVKALKAKWEAGMDATGWSSDEELAD, encoded by the coding sequence ATGAGCGCCGTGAGCGGTAAACCGCATCTCACCTTCTCGGACCTCCAGCTGTCCATCGACGTTGGGTTCTGGGAGCAACTCCGGCAGCTCAAGCTGACCGAGTGGAGACTGGAGGAGCCGcatgccgccctcgccggcgTTATCCGCGTCAACGTTTCCGACCGCGTATTTTTGTCTCCAGCAAACCTGGTGCACCTGAGCGCTGGCAGCCTGCATCCATCGACGCTTGCCCAGGCTGCAGCGGAAAACGCTGCCGACGTTGTGAGCGTGCAGGTGCAAGGGACGGTGAGGAGCTTCAACTTTGCGGAGGAGCTCAATGCGCTGAATTTGCGGAACGCACTAATTTCCATCGCGGCGAAGACGCTGCTGGGGCCTGCTGTGGCGTTGTATGCCAGCgccgaagaggaggcggatgcGTGGGGCAACATGCCGTTTGCCACTCTTTGCATGTTCACTTACATTGATGCAAAGGCGTACCGCTTTTTTCACTGGGAAGCTTTTCCGTGCACTGCGATCGAGAGCGCTGTGCTAGTTGACCGGCTAGTGCTCGGTGCATCGCCTGCGCTTCCGTTTTCCGCCGAGGCTGCGCAAGCAATGCATCGCCACGGGATAAGCCTGCTCCGTCAGAAACCTGAGCGGGCCTGCAACCCGTTTCTGGCTGTATGCGCCAACGACAGCGTAGAGTTCATTTCTTTCTCGCCAACTGCCTTCGTcactgccactgcagcgAAAGGCGACAGTGTTGTCGTCTGCTTGTTCGACTTTTCCGACGCCGTGGGGAGCGTTAGTCTTCCGGTGCGGAACGTGATCACGTGCCTGCGACTTGCAGTGCCGTCCCTCAACACCCTCCGTCTCTACGCGCTGCGGTCTGGAGGCACGGAGAAAAGTGTATTTGTGAAGCTGGCGTTCGATGCCCTCGAGGAGTCGCTTGTAACTTCTCTCCGAGAGCGGCTGACGGGCGCGTCGTTCGCCGACCTGACGCGCGTACAGTGGAAGGAGGAGTTTCCCTCTCTAAAGGCCTCAGGGTGGCGCAAGAAGAAGATCGAGAGCCTGGACCTGGGGGCCTTTGTCAACCCCGTCCAGCGGGCTGACAGCGATTCTCGTTTTAACCTCGAATTGATGAAGTGGCGCGTGTTGCCGTCACTGGCGTTAGATCAGATTGCCAGGTGCAAAGCGCTTCTTCTTGGTACTGGCACCCTGGGCTGCAACGTGGCACGAAATCTGCTGATGTGGGGAGTCCGTAACCTCACCTTGGTCGACCGCGGCCGTGTCTCCTTCTCCAACTTGGCGCGCCAGTCGTTGTTCACCTTCGAGGCAGCTAAAGACGGCAAGACTAAGGTggacgcggctgccgaggCAGTTCGCGCCATCATCCCAtctgcggtggtgcgccCGGTGCTTTTGACTATCCACATGCCGGGGCATCGCATCGATGAGGCGAATGCGGATAAGGCGCTCGGCGAAATTCGCCGACTCGAAGAGCTCATCGCCGAAAGTGACGTTGTGTTCCTCCTCACGGACTCGCGCGAGGCTCGCTGGGTGCCGACCATCATTGCTGCTGCGACAGGGACACCTGTCATCAACGTTGCCCTCGGCTTCGACACATACGTGGTGATGCGTCACGGTGTGCCGGCGCAGACATCCCGCTCCAACGCTGTAGGGGAGGACGACTGCCGTGACACGCTTCACACCCCCTTGGGATGCTACTTTTGCAGCGACATCATAGCACCGACAGACAGCCTCAGCTTCCGTGCGCTGGATGAGCAATGTACGGTTACTCGACCAGCGGTGTCGTCCATTGCGTCGGCAATTGCGGTCGAGCTGTTGGCCGAGTTGTACCAGCACCCCAGTGGCTTTCGGTGCCCAGCCTATCGTGAGGCAGCCACTGGTGAAAGTGATCAGGGGAGGTGCCGCCTCGGGGTCATCCCGCAGCAGatccgcggcagcgtcttCTCACACACCATGCACCACCTGTGTTGTGAGCGGAACCCTTTCTGCACTGCTTGCGCCGACGCGCTTTTGCGTGCGTacagggaaggggggagcgAGTTTCTCCTGCAGTGCGTCAACAGCCCGTCGTTTATAGAGGAGGTCTGTGGGGTAAAGGCGCTGAAGGCAAAGTGGGAGGCGGGGATGGACGCGACGGGCTGGAGCTCTGACGAGGAGTTGGCCGACTAG